CTGGTCGGGCGTGCTCGACCAGTACCGGCCGCTGGTGGAACGCGTGGCGAGCCCGGACGAGTTCGCCGACCTGCTGGCGGAGACGATGGGCGAGCTGGGCACCTCGCACGCGTACGTCGCCCCGGCCCGCCGCAACGAGGGCCCGCCGCACTACCAGCGCGCGCAGGGCCTGCTCGGCGTGAACTTCGCGCGCGCGAAGGACGGCGGCTGGCAGCTGGCCCGCGTGCTGCCGGGCGACTCGTCCGACTCCAGGGCGCGTTCGCCGCTCGCGGGCAGCGGCGTGCGGGAGGGCGCGGTGCTCACGCACGTCGGGGGCCGGCCCGTCGACCCGGTCGCGGGACCTTGGCCGCTGCTCGCGGGGACCGGCGGCACGAGCGTGGAGCTGGCGTTCGCCGAGGAAGGGGGGCGCCGCCGCCGCGTCGCGGTGGTGCCGCTGGTCGACGACCGGTCGCTGCGCTACCAGGACTGGGTGGCCAGGCGGCGCGAGGTGGTGCGCGAGCTGAGCGGCGGGCGCTGCGGCTACGTGCACATCCCGGACATGGGCGGCTCCGGCTGGGCGCAGTTCAATCGCGACCTGCGGCTTGAGTTCTCGCGCGAGGCGCTGATCGTCGACGTGCGCGGGAACGCGGGCGGGCACATCAGCGAGCTGGTGATCGAGAAGCTGACGCGCACGATCCTGGGCTGGGACCTGACCCGCGACGCGCAGCCCGTGAGCTACGCGTCGAACGCGCCGCGCGGCCCGGTCGTCGCGGTGGCCGACGAGGCGACGTCGTCGGACGGGGACATGATCAGCGCGGCGTTCCGGCTGCTCGGCATCGGCCCCGTCGTCGGCTGCCGCACGTGGGGCGGTGTGGTCGGGATCACCGGCCAGCACGAGCTGGGGGACGGCACGTACATCACGGTGCCGATGAACGCCGCCTGGTTCGACGCCTACGGCTGGGACGTCGAGAACCACGGCGTCGTGCCGGACATCGAGGCGCTGCGCACGCCGGTCGACTGGGCCGAGGGTCGCCCCGTGGTGTTGCAGACCGCCGTGCGGGTGGCGCTCGACCTGCTGGAACGCCACCCCGCGAGCGTGCCGCCCGGCTACCGGGACCTGCCGCACCGCGGCCGGCCGCCGCTGCCGCCGCGCACGGTCGGTTACGGCCCCGCGGCCACGTACGGCCCGGAATGCGAAGAAGCCGGGGACATGTAACGCTGGTCACACCTCACCACCTCACCGGTCTCACACGTCGAGGAGTGCACATGGGCATGGCAGACCAGTTCAGGGACAAGGCCCACGAGCTTCAGGAGCGCGCCAAGGACGCCATGGGCGACAAGGACGGGAGCAAGAGAGGCGAGGGGAAGAAGGGGCGCGCGGGCGAGCAGGGCAGCGTGGCCGACCGGGCCAAGCAGACCGGCAGGAAGGCGATGGACGAGGCCAAGCAGCGCCGCGACCAGGGCCGCGGCCGGGACTGACCCGAGGCCGCCGGCCGCGACCGCGGCCGGAACCGAACTCCGCCCCCCGCGGCGCCCGGGGCCGGCAGGGAGCAGCGACAGGACAGGCGCCGGGGCGCGCCCGCGCGGGCACCATCGCGCGGGCGCGCCCGCATGCGTGGCCCCGCGACCGATGAGTTCAGGCCGGTCGCGGAGTCGGTCGTTTCCCCAGGTGTTCCGCCGGCGCGGCGCCCGCGCGAACGGGACCGCGCCGACGGGACCCGATGCGAGGAGGAACGCATGACGGCCACGCGACCACTGACGGAACTCGACCCGCGCTTCAGCACGCCGGGCGCGACGCCCGCCGCCTGGGCGGAGGCGCGCGACGCGCTCACCGCCGCGGAGGTCTTCTGGCTCTCGACCGTGCGGCCCGACGGCCGCCCGCACGTGACGCCGCTGATCGCCGTGCTGCTCGACGACGTGCTGCTCCACGACGTGCTGCTCCACGACGCGCTGGTGTTCACCACGGGCGCCCGCGAACGCAAGGCGCGCAACCTGGCGGCCGACCCGCGGGTGGTCCTGACCACCGGCACCAACGCGCTGGGCCACGGCCTCGACATCGTCGTCGAGGGCACCGCGCGGCGGGTGCGCGAGGGGGCGTTCCTCGAACGCGTCGCGCGGGCGTACCGGGACAAGTACGGCGAGGACTGGGCGTTCACCCCGCGGGACGGGGAGCTGCACCACGAGGAGGGCGGGGCCGCGCTGGCCTACGCGGTGGCCCCCGAGGTGGCGTTCGGGTTCCGCAAGGGCGCTTTCAGCCAGACCCGTTGGCGCTTTTCAACTGAGGCGGGCGACGGGACGGCATGACGGCGCCGCGGTTATGCTCCGATCGCCATGAGAACGCAGCAGCCGCGCCGGAGCACGGGCCGGATCGCGCGGAGATGAACGACACGTGCACCGCGGGGGCGGCGGCCGGGGACGCCGGGCGGGCCGACGGCACCTGGGTCGTCGACCCGCTGCTCGGCATTCTGACGGACGAGGACTCGCCGGTGCCGTGGACGGAGGCGGCGGCGATGCTGCGCCGCGTCGGCGAGCCGGCGCTCATGCCGCTCGCCGAGGCCATCGCGAACGCCAGGACGCCCACCGCGGCCCGGCGCGCCGAGTGGGCCTTCTCCGGCCTCGACGTGCCGTCCGCCGAGGCGTACGCGCCGGCGCTGGCGCACGCGCACCCGCGCGTGCGCGAGGCCGCCGCGCACGCCCTCCAACGGCGCGGCCCGGACGCGCTGCCCGCGGCCGGGCTGCTGCTCCCGCTGCTCGCCGACCCGGACGAGCGCGTCAGGGCGAGCGCGAAGTGGGCGCTGACGGACACCGGGCCCGGCGTGCTGCCGCTGCTGCGCGCGGCCCGGCGCGGCCGTGCGCCGGCCGGGGTGCGGGCCGCGCTGCTCGAACTGCTCGCGGCGGTCGGCGGCCCGGCCGCGCTCGACGCGCGCGACGCGGCGGCCGTGCGGCGGCTGATCCGCATCAGGGCGCGGGGCGAGGTGCCCGAACCCATGCACCTGTGCGGGCCGTGGTTCGCGCTGTCCACGGACGACTTGGGAGCGGTGCTCGGCGCGTTCGGGCTCTCGGGCGCCGAGCGGGTCACCATGCGCCTGGGCGCCTCGGCCTGGCGGCACGACCAGCACGCGAGCGCGCCGCACGCGCGGTGCTCCCGGGTCTACGTCAGCCCGGTCCTCGACGGCTGGACGCTGGTCTTCGGCACCGCGACCGGCGAGCCGCACCCGCGCGGCGACGAGCCGCCCGGGCCCGTGGTGCGCGCCCGGTGCGCGGAGCTGAGCCGGCGCTTCGGCGCGGCCCACTGGTACGGGGTGTGCTGCGCCGACGAGTGGTCGGCGTGGTGCCTCGCGGAAGGGGGCGAGGTGGTCAGGTACTACGACGCGGCGCACCCGGAGCAGACCGTCGGCGTCCCGCATCCGGCCGAGCCGGCCGACGCGCTGCCGCACGAGGCGGGCGACTCGTTCGCGGGCATCGACGCGCTGGTGACGGCGGCGTTCCTCGCCTCGTACGAGGCGGTCGCCCGGGACCTCGGCATCGCGGCGCCGCGCACGGCGGCGCTCGTGGCGGGCGGCGCCTCCGTGAACCCGCTGGCCCTGGGCCCGCGCACGCGCGTCGAGGGCGGCGCGTCGCTCGCGCTCACGGAGTGCGGCCGGGCCGCCGGCCACCCGCCGGGGGCCCTGCGGATCTGACCGCGGACGTTCGGGGCCGGGGGCAGGGGCCTGGGCCGGAGCCGTCAGTCCGCGGCACCGCCCGCGTCCCGCACCGCCTCCCCAACCGCCGCGTCCCCGGCGGCCGTTCCCGGGTGGCGCTCCCGTTCCGCCGCCGCGCCGCCGGCCCCGACCAGGCCCCGGCGCCTCGTCCCGGACAGCCGCGGCGCGACCCGCCGCATCTCGCGCTGCCCGAGCCGCCCGCCGACGAGCGCGGGCAGGAACCCGCGCACGGGCACCGCGGCCCGCAGCCAGCCCTGGCCGTACACGTGCGCGGCGCGGCGCGCCACGCCGTCGGCGAGCCGCCGGACGGCCGGTTCGAGCGGGCCGGTGCGGTTCGCCGGCCAGGGCAGCCGCGCGCGCATCTCGGCGAGCACGGCGTCCTCGTCCGCGCCACGCACCATGTCGGTGTCGGTCCAGCTCAGGTACCCGACGCCGACGCGGACCCCGGACGGGGCGACCTCGGCGCGCAGGCTGTGCGCGAACGCCTCGACGCCCGACTTCGACGCGCAGTACGCGGTCATCAGCGGGGCGGGTGCCATGGCGGCGAACGAGGCGATCTGGAGGAAGTAGCCCCGGCTGTCCACGAGCGCGGGCAGGAACGCGCGGCACGTGACGGCCGAGCCGATGACGTTGACCTCGATGACCCGCCGCCACGTGGCCTCGTCCGCGTCGGCGAACGGCCCGCCGGTCGCGACGCCCGCGTTCGCGACGACCGTGTCGATCCGGCCGAAGCGCCGGACGATCCCCGCCGCGGCCTCGCGCATGGCGGCGGCGTCGGTGACGTCCGCGTGCCAGTGCGCGCACTCCCCCGGCAGGGAGCCGGCGACGCGGGCCAGCTCGTCCGCTTCGAGCCCGACGAGCGCCAGGCGCGCGCCCCGGGCGGACAGGTGCCTGGCGAGCGCGGCGCCGATGCCGCGGGCGGCTCCGGTGACGACCACGGTCTGCCCTGCCAGGCCGGCGCGTGCGGTGCGGATGCTCACAGGTGCTCCTTGGTGAGGGCGCGCAGGTGCTCCGCGATCCGGTCGGGCGCCTCGACGGGGGTCATGTGCCCGATGCCGGGCAGTTCGTGCGGGCCGGCCACGTGGGGCAGCCGGGCGGCGAGGCGGTGGGCGTGCACCGGGGGCGTGAGCCGGTCGGCGGAGCCGTGGACGAGCGTGACGGGCAGGGTCAGCGCCTCCGCCCGGTGGGCCAGGTCGAGTCCGGCCAGCACGCGCCCCCACTCGGCGCGCGATCGGCGCGGGCACGCGAGCACCATGCGCGCGACCGCGTCGCGCAGCTCCGGCGTGGCCGCGGGCCCCAGGGTGATGTGGTGGACCAGCCGCCGGGCGACCGGGTTGACCGGGCCGAACGGGACCGCCGCGCCGAGGAGGAACCGCTGCCCGGTCAGGCGGGCGCGGCCGGGGCGCAGCGGCAGGACGGTGGACTCGCCCGCGAGCCGGTCGACGCCGGTGCTGCACAGCAGGGCGGCGGCGGCGCGTTCGCGCAGCACGGGGCGGCCGGCGGCGGCGACCACGGTCATGGCGCCCATGGAGTGCCCGGCGAGCACCGCGCGCCGACCGGGTTCCAGGATGGCGTCGAGAACGGCGCACAGGTCGTCCGCGAGCGCCTCGGGCGAGCAGCTGCCCGGCGTCGCGGGCGTGCGGCCGTGGCCGCGCTGGTCGTAGGCGATGACGCGGTGGTCCGGCAGCAGCCGGCGCGTCAGCGGGCGCCAGAACCTGGTGTCGCAGGTCCAGCCGTGGACGAGGACCACGGCCGGCGCGTCGGCCGGGCCGCGCACCTCCGTGTGCAGGCGGGCGCCGCCGGTGGAGACGACGGTCAGTTCCTCGGCGGGGGCGTGGGTCTCAGGCACGGGTCAGCACCTCGTACTCGTCGGTGTCGACGGCCCGGGTGGCGCGGCGGAACTCGCCGGTGGTGCCGGGCCACACGGTGGTGTTGCGGCCGTTCGCGTCCAGGTACCAGCTGTGGCAGCCGCCGCTGTTCCACACCGAACGGGCCAGCCGCCGCTGGAGGCGGTCGTTCCAGGCGGCGACCGCGCCGGGGCGCGGGGTCAGCGCGGCGCGCCCCCGGGGGGCCAGCCGGTCGAGCGTGCGGAGGTAGTCGGCCAGGTAGGAGAGCTGGGCCTCGATCATGAGGATCATCGAGCTGTTCCCGAGTCCGGTGTTGGGCCCGATGATCGTGAGGAAGTTCGGGAAGCCGGCCGCCGTGGTGCCGCGCAGCGCGGCCATGCCGTCGCGCCACTCCTCGGCGAGCGTCGTGCCCCTGCTGCCCTTGACGCGTTCGGCGATCGGCAGGTCGGTGACGTGGAAGCCGGTGCCGAAGATGAGGGTGTCGGCCCGCGTCTCGCGGCCGTCCGAGGCGACGAGCGTACTGCCGCGCACCTCGCGCAGCCCGCTGTCGATCACGCGCACGTGCGGCCTGGTGAGCGCGGGGTACCAGTCGTTGGAGAGCAGGATGCGCTTGCAGCCGATGCGGTAGTCGGGGGTGAGGCGCCGCCGCAGCCCGGGGTCCCTGACGGCGCGCCGCATGTGCAGCAGGGCGAGTTGTTCGACGGCCCGCATCCGGCCCGGGTGCTTGGCGAACGTGCCGACCTGGAGTTCCCTGACACTCCACAGCAGCCCGCGGCGCGCCGTTCCGGTGGCGGGCAGCCGGGCGTGCAGCCACCGTTCGAGGCCCGTGATCGGCCGGTCGGCGCGCGGGATGACCCAGGGCGGCGTGCGCTGGAACACGGTCAGCTCGGTGACCTCCCGTTCGATGCGCGGCACGAACTGGACGGCGGACGCGCCGGTGCCGACGACGGCCACGCGCCGACCGCGCAGCTCGTGCCCGTGGTCCCAGCGGGCGGAGTGGAAGACGTGGCCGGGGAAGCCGTCGAGCCCGGGCACCTCGGGCAGCATCGGCTCGGACAGCGGGCCCGTGGCGGAGACGAGGACGTCGGCGGTGAGCGGGCCGCCCGTGGTGTCGAGGGCCCAGCGCAGTTCGTCGGCGTCCCAGCGGGCCGAGACCACCTCGGAGCCGAGGCGGATGTGGGGGCGCAGGCCGAAGGCGTCGGCGACGCGTTCCAGGTAGGCCCGGATGTGCGGCTGTCCGGAGAAGTTGCGCGGCCAGTGCGGGTTGGGCGCGAACGAGAACGAGTACAGGTGCGAGGGCACGTCGCAGGCGCAGCCCGGATAGGTGTTGTCCCGCCAGGCCCCGCCGATCGCGTCGGCGCGTTCGAGTACGACGAAGTCCGTGACGCCCATGCGGCGCAGCCGCACCGCCGCGCCGAGCCCGCCGAACCCGGCGCCGATCACCGCCACCCTTACGTGCATGCCGCTCGCCTCCTGTGCGGTTCGGTCCACGAGGGGACAATCGCGCCAGTAATCACTGGCACAATCGGAGCGTAGGCCAGAACTCTACTGATCGGTAGGGGTCGGACACCTCCGAACACCGTTCGCCCCCGGAGGACTGCGGCGCACGCGGCGCCTGCGCCCGCAGGCGCCCGACTTAGACTGCGGGGCGTGGCGGCACAGGGCGAGGAGCGGACGGCGGACGGCGCGGCCGGTCCCCGCGAGTACCGCGCGGCCGAACTCGCCGAGGCCGCTGGCATCACGCAACGGACGCTGCGCTTCTACCGCGAACGCCGGCTGCTGCCGCCGCCGCGCCGCCAGGGCCGCGTCGCGTGGTACGGCGAGCAGCACCTGGCGCGCCTGCGCACGATCTCGGCGCTGCTGGCGCGCGGGCACACGCTGGGCGGCATCGCCCAGCTGATCGAGGCGTTCGCCGAGGGCGCCGACGCCGGGCGGACGGCGGAGCTGCTCGGGCTCGCGGAGCCGTCCCCGTGGGCCGAGGAGGAACGGGTCAGGCTGACCCCGCAGGACCTGGCGGCCTACTTCGCGGGCGAGACCGATCCCGAGCTGCTGGCCAGCGCGCTGCGGACCGGGTGGATCGCGGTGGACGGCGACGACGTGGTGCACCTGAGCCGCGACCTGCTCGACGCGTCCTCGGCGCTGGTCGACGAGGGCATCCCGCTGGCCGCGCTGCTCGCGGCGGGCAGGGAGCTGCGCGCGCACGCGGACGCGCTGGCCGACGTGTTCACGGAGCTGCTGCGCCGCCACGTGCTGCCGGAGCTGCTTGCGACTGGCGAGCGCCGGGACCCGCTCGGCGACGAGGACGTGAAACGGCTCACGCAGGCGCTGGAACGGCTGCGCCCGCTGGCGAAGCAGGCCGTGTACGCGGAGGTCTCGCTCGCGCTCGACCGCAGGCTGCGGGCGGAGCTCGACCGGGGGTGAGCCGTGGGGCCCGTTCGGCGGTGAGCCGTCGGGGCCCGGGGGCCCGTTCGGCGGTGTGCCATCAGGGCCACGGCGGCCCGGCGGGCCCCGCGGGTCAGAGCGGCTGCGCGGCCTTGAGCGCCTTGACGAAGCAGCGGCTGGTGGGCGAGTCCCGGTACGCGCCGAACTTCTCCGCCTCGTCGAGCAGCAGGTAGCCGCTGCTCTCGTAGAGCCCGATCGCTTCCGGCTGCATCGTGCCGGTCTCCAGCACCACGCGGGCGCGCCCCGCCTCCCGGGCGGACTCCTCAAGGCGGGCCAGGATGCGCCGGGCCAGGCCGCGTCCGCGCGCCTCGCGGACGACGAACATCCGCTTGATCTCCGCGTCGCCGTCGGCGTACCCGTCCGCCGCCTCCCTGGCCCGCCAGCCGCCGGTGGCCACCGGGCGTCCAGCGTCGTCGTAGGCGAGCAGGTAGATGCCCCGGGGCGGGTCGAACATCGTCGCGTCGAGCGGGGTGACGTCGCCGTCGCCGTAGCGTTCGACGTACTCGGCCTGCACGAGGTCGTTCAGTTTCACGGCGTCCGGGTGGTCGAAACGCACAGGCAGAAGGTGCATGCCATTTATCATATGACCTGCTCAAGACTGCCCTTTTGGCACCTACACTTCCGCCAATGGACAGCATGATCGCCTACGAGTGGCGGGGCGCGTTCGACGACCACGAGGTGGACGCGCTGCACGCCGAGGGCTTCGGGCACCCGCCGGCCGGCCACGCCTGGCGGGCCCGGGTCGAGCGGCACAGCCTGGGCTGGGTCTGCGCGCGGCCCCGCGGGGACGGCGGC
Above is a genomic segment from Streptomyces marincola containing:
- a CDS encoding pyridoxamine 5'-phosphate oxidase family protein; translation: MTATRPLTELDPRFSTPGATPAAWAEARDALTAAEVFWLSTVRPDGRPHVTPLIAVLLDDVLLHDVLLHDALVFTTGARERKARNLAADPRVVLTTGTNALGHGLDIVVEGTARRVREGAFLERVARAYRDKYGEDWAFTPRDGELHHEEGGAALAYAVAPEVAFGFRKGAFSQTRWRFSTEAGDGTA
- a CDS encoding HEAT repeat domain-containing protein, which encodes MNDTCTAGAAAGDAGRADGTWVVDPLLGILTDEDSPVPWTEAAAMLRRVGEPALMPLAEAIANARTPTAARRAEWAFSGLDVPSAEAYAPALAHAHPRVREAAAHALQRRGPDALPAAGLLLPLLADPDERVRASAKWALTDTGPGVLPLLRAARRGRAPAGVRAALLELLAAVGGPAALDARDAAAVRRLIRIRARGEVPEPMHLCGPWFALSTDDLGAVLGAFGLSGAERVTMRLGASAWRHDQHASAPHARCSRVYVSPVLDGWTLVFGTATGEPHPRGDEPPGPVVRARCAELSRRFGAAHWYGVCCADEWSAWCLAEGGEVVRYYDAAHPEQTVGVPHPAEPADALPHEAGDSFAGIDALVTAAFLASYEAVARDLGIAAPRTAALVAGGASVNPLALGPRTRVEGGASLALTECGRAAGHPPGALRI
- a CDS encoding SDR family oxidoreductase — translated: MSIRTARAGLAGQTVVVTGAARGIGAALARHLSARGARLALVGLEADELARVAGSLPGECAHWHADVTDAAAMREAAAGIVRRFGRIDTVVANAGVATGGPFADADEATWRRVIEVNVIGSAVTCRAFLPALVDSRGYFLQIASFAAMAPAPLMTAYCASKSGVEAFAHSLRAEVAPSGVRVGVGYLSWTDTDMVRGADEDAVLAEMRARLPWPANRTGPLEPAVRRLADGVARRAAHVYGQGWLRAAVPVRGFLPALVGGRLGQREMRRVAPRLSGTRRRGLVGAGGAAAERERHPGTAAGDAAVGEAVRDAGGAAD
- a CDS encoding alpha/beta fold hydrolase; its protein translation is MPETHAPAEELTVVSTGGARLHTEVRGPADAPAVVLVHGWTCDTRFWRPLTRRLLPDHRVIAYDQRGHGRTPATPGSCSPEALADDLCAVLDAILEPGRRAVLAGHSMGAMTVVAAAGRPVLRERAAAALLCSTGVDRLAGESTVLPLRPGRARLTGQRFLLGAAVPFGPVNPVARRLVHHITLGPAATPELRDAVARMVLACPRRSRAEWGRVLAGLDLAHRAEALTLPVTLVHGSADRLTPPVHAHRLAARLPHVAGPHELPGIGHMTPVEAPDRIAEHLRALTKEHL
- a CDS encoding flavin-containing monooxygenase is translated as MHVRVAVIGAGFGGLGAAVRLRRMGVTDFVVLERADAIGGAWRDNTYPGCACDVPSHLYSFSFAPNPHWPRNFSGQPHIRAYLERVADAFGLRPHIRLGSEVVSARWDADELRWALDTTGGPLTADVLVSATGPLSEPMLPEVPGLDGFPGHVFHSARWDHGHELRGRRVAVVGTGASAVQFVPRIEREVTELTVFQRTPPWVIPRADRPITGLERWLHARLPATGTARRGLLWSVRELQVGTFAKHPGRMRAVEQLALLHMRRAVRDPGLRRRLTPDYRIGCKRILLSNDWYPALTRPHVRVIDSGLREVRGSTLVASDGRETRADTLIFGTGFHVTDLPIAERVKGSRGTTLAEEWRDGMAALRGTTAAGFPNFLTIIGPNTGLGNSSMILMIEAQLSYLADYLRTLDRLAPRGRAALTPRPGAVAAWNDRLQRRLARSVWNSGGCHSWYLDANGRNTTVWPGTTGEFRRATRAVDTDEYEVLTRA
- a CDS encoding MerR family transcriptional regulator → MAAQGEERTADGAAGPREYRAAELAEAAGITQRTLRFYRERRLLPPPRRQGRVAWYGEQHLARLRTISALLARGHTLGGIAQLIEAFAEGADAGRTAELLGLAEPSPWAEEERVRLTPQDLAAYFAGETDPELLASALRTGWIAVDGDDVVHLSRDLLDASSALVDEGIPLAALLAAGRELRAHADALADVFTELLRRHVLPELLATGERRDPLGDEDVKRLTQALERLRPLAKQAVYAEVSLALDRRLRAELDRG
- a CDS encoding GNAT family N-acetyltransferase — protein: MHLLPVRFDHPDAVKLNDLVQAEYVERYGDGDVTPLDATMFDPPRGIYLLAYDDAGRPVATGGWRAREAADGYADGDAEIKRMFVVREARGRGLARRILARLEESAREAGRARVVLETGTMQPEAIGLYESSGYLLLDEAEKFGAYRDSPTSRCFVKALKAAQPL